From Plectropomus leopardus isolate mb chromosome 4, YSFRI_Pleo_2.0, whole genome shotgun sequence, the proteins below share one genomic window:
- the tacr3l gene encoding tachykinin receptor 3-like, whose protein sequence is MASERDDSNTTRNLTNQFVQPPWRIALWSVAYSTVLAVAVFGNLIVIWIILAHKRMRTVTNYFLLNLAFSDVSMAAFNTLINFIYAAHGEWYFGEVYCRFHNFFPVTAVFASIYSMTAIAIDRYMAIIHPLKPRLSAKATMGVIVCIWSLAVVLAFPLCYFSTTRTLPRRTLCYVAWPRMADDPFMYHIIVTVLVYVLPLGVMGVTYTIVGVTLWGGEIPGDSSDTYHGQLRAKRKVVKMMIIVVVTFALCWLPYHVYFIVTGLNKSLSRWKYIQQVYLSVLWLAMSSTMYNPIIYCCLNSRFRAGFKRAFRWCPFVRFSSYDELELQNTRHRPGHQSSMCTLSRVDTSILSKDKSLCSRGQRSRLNSELNNKDS, encoded by the exons ATGGCCTCTGAACGGGACGACTCCAACACAACAAGGAATTTGACCAACCAGTTCGTGCAGCCGCCGTGGCGCATCGCGCTGTGGTCGGTGGCGTACAGCACGGTGCTGGCAGTGGCAGTTTTCGGGAACTTGATTGTGATTTGGATTATTCTGGCGCACAAGCGGATGAGAACCGTCACCAACTATTTCCTGCTGAACTTGGCTTTCTCCGATGTTTCGATGGCTGCATTTAACACCCTCATCAACTTCATCTACGCGGCTCATGGGGAGTGGTATTTTGGAGAGGTGTACTGCAGGTTCCACAACTTTTTCCCGGTCACCGCTGTGTTTGCCAGCATCTACTCCATGACAGCGATAGCCATCGACAG GTACATGGCCATCATCCATCCTCTGAAGCCTCGTCTGTCAGCAAAAGCCACCATGGGAGTTATTGTCTGTATCTGGAGTCTGGCCGTGGTTCTGGCCTTCCCTCTCTGCTACTTCTCCACCACCCGAACTCTGCCTCGCAGGACCCTCTGCTACGTGGCCTGGCCCCGCATGGCCGATGACCCCTTCAT GTATCATATCATAGTTACAGTTCTGGTTTATGTGCTGCCATTAGGGGTGATGGGCGTCACTTACACCATCGTGGGGGTGACTCTGTGGGGAGGGGAGATCCCAGGAGACTCATCTGACACCTATCATGGACAGCTTAGAGCCAAACGGAAG gtggtgaagatgatgatcATTGTAGTGGTGACCTTTGCCCTCTGTTGGCTCCCCTATCATGTCTACTTCATTGTGACAGGTCTCAACAAGAGTCTGAGCAGGTGGAAGTACATCCAGCAGGTTTACCTGTCAGTGCTGTGGCTGGCAATGAGCTCCACCATGTACAACCCCATcatctactgctgcctcaacaGCAG GTTCCGCGCTGGCTTCAAGCGAGCTTTCCGCTGGTGTCCCTTTGTGCGGTTCTCAAGTTATGATGAGCTTGAGCTCCAAAATACAAGACATCGACCGGGTCATCAGAGCAGCATGTGCACCCTCTCTCGGGTTGACACCAGCATCCTCAGTAAGGACAAAAGCCTTTGTTCTCGTGGACAAAGGTCAAGACTCAACTCTGAGCTCAATAATAAAGACAGTTAG